One window of Dehalobacterium formicoaceticum genomic DNA carries:
- a CDS encoding Lrp/AsnC family transcriptional regulator yields the protein MDDVDHKILKLLEHNGRMSHEEISKRLNISRPAIHHRVAKLEQNHIIKGYCAEINWSQAGQGIQAVIFLNVHTKDFNDMMEQIIRIQIPGLTIEKCYRVTGQWCIMLKIRAGITDQITALHDEMLKIDGMLETFTMLILSDTDKSQIE from the coding sequence ATGGATGATGTAGATCATAAAATCCTTAAATTATTAGAGCATAACGGCAGAATGTCTCATGAAGAAATCAGCAAAAGACTGAATATTTCACGTCCGGCCATTCACCACAGGGTGGCCAAACTGGAACAAAACCATATTATCAAAGGCTACTGTGCGGAAATCAATTGGAGTCAAGCCGGTCAGGGAATACAAGCGGTAATCTTTCTTAATGTGCATACGAAGGATTTTAATGACATGATGGAACAAATCATCCGGATCCAAATTCCCGGTTTAACCATCGAAAAATGTTACCGTGTTACGGGACAATGGTGTATCATGCTGAAGATCAGGGCCGGGATCACTGATCAAATTACAGCCCTCCATGATGAGATGCTGAAAATCGATGGGATGTTAGAAACCTTTACCATGCTGATATTATCAGATACCGATAAAAGCCAGATAGAATGA
- a CDS encoding S1C family serine protease yields the protein MDRDFKKEIDPDIDGDLLEENEAEDIGENISNDGSDEYLEVPGRGKWFLRLVGILIILAFTAMQMPNLSSLLSDRMTFLSQNRELLKDEIVLASKPAVVSIEAFRTREADLGISRGTGFNISPSGRIITNHHIVTNADRVTVSFGDGRKYFVQSYEVVPGADVAVIELSADNLPTLPLNKSKLVQRGDTVTIIGNPLGFEKISQRGQVGQFYDWGENNVPIFDIDIPINPGNSGSPVLNNQGEVVGIIFASTSFERNGQKEYRALAIPVQLLELKQS from the coding sequence ATGGATCGTGATTTCAAAAAAGAGATCGACCCGGATATAGACGGAGATTTGTTAGAGGAAAATGAAGCGGAAGATATTGGGGAAAATATTTCCAATGATGGCTCTGATGAATACTTGGAGGTTCCCGGTCGCGGCAAATGGTTCTTACGCTTGGTCGGTATCTTGATTATATTGGCTTTTACAGCCATGCAAATGCCGAATCTTTCTTCTCTTTTGTCCGATAGAATGACCTTTTTAAGTCAGAATCGAGAACTTTTAAAAGATGAAATCGTCCTGGCGAGCAAGCCGGCGGTCGTCAGTATTGAGGCTTTCCGCACCAGAGAAGCGGATTTAGGCATCAGTCGCGGTACAGGTTTTAATATTTCTCCAAGCGGCAGGATTATTACCAATCATCATATTGTTACCAATGCTGATAGAGTTACAGTCTCCTTTGGAGACGGCAGAAAATATTTTGTCCAGTCCTATGAAGTCGTTCCCGGAGCAGATGTGGCTGTGATTGAGCTTTCGGCTGATAATCTGCCTACCTTGCCCCTTAATAAGTCAAAACTGGTGCAAAGAGGGGATACAGTCACCATTATCGGTAATCCCCTCGGTTTTGAAAAGATTTCTCAGCGGGGTCAGGTAGGGCAGTTTTACGATTGGGGAGAAAACAACGTGCCCATTTTTGATATTGACATCCCGATCAATCCAGGAAACAGCGGAAGCCCAGTGCTAAACAATCAGGGGGAAGTGGTGGGCATTATCTTTGCCAGCACGTCTTTTGAAAGGAACGGTCAAAAAGAGTACCGTGCCTTGGCGATCCCCGTGCAGCTTTTGGAACTTAAGCAGTCTTAA
- a CDS encoding class I adenylate-forming enzyme family protein, whose amino-acid sequence MPITEILARNANLYGDEVCLIEINPELKEKREVTWRDYELIEPNPVSKYRCVLTWHEFDEKANRFANLLLERGIKKGDKVAILLMNCLEWLPIYFGILKTGALAVPLNYRYTAEEIKYCLELAEADVLVFGPEFIGRVENISDHIPQVKLRFFVGEDCPSFAECYEQLVGNFSVSSPEIPLSDEDDGAIYFSSGTTGFPKAILHSHRSLVSACETEQNHHQQTREDNFLLIPPLYHTGAKMHWFGSFLAGSKAVLLRGVKPEWILNAVSEEKATIVWLLVPWAQDILDALDRGDVKLEDYQLEQWRLMHIGAQPVPPSLIHRWQKYFPHQLYDTNYGLSESIGPGCVHLGMENIHKVGAIGKPGFTWEAMIVDEAGNLTDQGEVGELIVKGPGLMKCYYRDPEATEAVLKNGWLFTGDMARMDEDGFIYLVDRKKDVIISGGENIYPVQIEDFLHKHEAIKDVAVIGLPDHRIGEIAAAIIELKPGFQCTEEEIMEFCMDLPRYKRPRKIIFDVVLRNLTGKIEKPKLREKYWGGSAVEAQISN is encoded by the coding sequence ATGCCCATAACAGAAATACTTGCCCGCAATGCTAATTTATATGGAGATGAGGTTTGTCTCATTGAAATAAATCCGGAGCTGAAAGAGAAGCGGGAAGTGACTTGGCGGGATTACGAGCTGATTGAACCCAATCCGGTATCAAAATACCGTTGTGTGCTTACCTGGCACGAATTTGACGAAAAAGCCAATCGATTTGCCAATCTTCTTCTCGAACGAGGAATTAAAAAAGGAGATAAGGTAGCTATTCTCTTGATGAATTGTCTGGAGTGGCTGCCCATTTATTTTGGGATTCTAAAAACCGGGGCCTTGGCCGTTCCTTTAAATTATCGTTATACGGCAGAGGAGATCAAATACTGCCTGGAATTAGCGGAAGCGGATGTACTGGTTTTTGGTCCGGAATTCATTGGCCGGGTAGAGAACATCAGTGATCATATCCCTCAAGTGAAGCTGCGGTTCTTTGTAGGTGAGGATTGTCCTTCTTTTGCGGAATGTTATGAACAATTAGTGGGAAATTTTAGCGTTTCCTCACCTGAGATCCCATTGTCAGATGAAGATGACGGGGCAATATATTTTTCCTCCGGAACCACAGGTTTTCCGAAAGCAATCCTTCATAGTCACCGTAGTTTGGTTTCCGCCTGTGAGACGGAACAAAACCACCATCAGCAAACCCGGGAGGATAATTTTCTCTTAATTCCCCCACTCTACCATACCGGCGCCAAAATGCATTGGTTTGGCAGTTTTTTGGCGGGCAGTAAAGCCGTGTTGCTGCGGGGTGTGAAACCGGAATGGATTTTGAATGCAGTTTCTGAAGAAAAAGCAACCATTGTCTGGCTCCTTGTGCCTTGGGCGCAGGATATTTTAGATGCTTTGGATCGGGGTGATGTAAAGCTGGAGGATTATCAGCTGGAGCAGTGGCGTCTGATGCATATCGGTGCGCAGCCGGTACCGCCCAGTTTGATTCACCGCTGGCAAAAATATTTTCCCCATCAACTCTATGATACCAATTACGGGCTAAGTGAATCCATTGGCCCCGGTTGTGTTCATTTAGGAATGGAGAACATCCACAAGGTGGGGGCGATCGGAAAACCTGGGTTTACCTGGGAAGCTATGATTGTTGACGAGGCAGGCAACCTGACTGATCAGGGCGAGGTAGGAGAACTGATTGTCAAAGGACCGGGGCTTATGAAATGCTATTATCGGGATCCGGAAGCTACCGAAGCTGTACTTAAGAACGGCTGGCTTTTTACCGGGGATATGGCCCGTATGGATGAAGATGGTTTTATTTATTTGGTAGACCGGAAAAAGGATGTTATTATCAGCGGCGGTGAAAATATTTATCCGGTGCAGATCGAGGATTTTCTTCATAAACACGAAGCCATTAAAGATGTGGCGGTCATTGGTCTTCCGGACCACCGTATTGGTGAAATTGCCGCAGCCATCATTGAACTGAAACCAGGTTTCCAGTGTACAGAGGAAGAAATTATGGAATTCTGTATGGATTTACCCCGTTACAAGCGTCCCCGCAAAATTATTTTTGATGTTGTGTTACGCAATCTCACGGGGAAAATTGAAAAACCGAAACTGCGGGAAAAATATTGGGGTGGGAGCGCGGTAGAGGCTCAAATCAGCAACTAA
- a CDS encoding glutamate-5-semialdehyde dehydrogenase, with protein sequence MNWQERWQEIGKTGQEAAQFLNLASATEKNQALARMGAALVQNTSCILEENEKDMALGREKGLPGPLLDRLMLNEKRIQEMADGLQALINLDDPIGEVLGMQKRPNGLVIGKKRVPLGVVGMIYEARPNVTADAAGLCLKTGNAVILKGGSEAFFSNQVLTRILRQGLKESGFPEGCIQFVASRDREEVDRMIQMKEYLDVIIPRGGAGLIQHVVQHATVPVIETGVGNCHTYIDQDADPEMAVRIAVNAKTHRPGVCNAMETLLVHGEIAPLILPALQEKLEDLGVELRGCARTCTLLPGLTPAQEADWSTEYLDLILAVKVVENLDEALAHIHTYGTKHSEAIVTNHYGRAQKFLEEVDAAAVYVNASTRFTDGAQFGFGAEIGISTQKLHARGPMGLEALTTIKYIIYGSGQIRS encoded by the coding sequence ATGAATTGGCAAGAACGTTGGCAAGAAATCGGCAAAACGGGACAGGAGGCAGCACAGTTCTTAAACCTGGCATCTGCAACGGAAAAAAATCAGGCTTTGGCAAGAATGGGCGCAGCTTTGGTGCAAAACACCTCCTGCATCCTGGAGGAAAACGAAAAGGATATGGCTTTAGGACGGGAAAAAGGTTTGCCCGGCCCTCTGTTGGATCGCTTAATGCTCAATGAAAAGCGTATTCAGGAGATGGCGGACGGTCTTCAAGCTTTGATCAATTTGGACGATCCCATTGGTGAGGTTCTCGGCATGCAAAAGAGACCGAACGGTCTCGTGATTGGCAAAAAAAGGGTGCCCTTGGGAGTAGTGGGCATGATTTATGAAGCCCGGCCTAATGTCACGGCAGATGCCGCCGGTTTATGCCTAAAAACGGGTAATGCTGTGATTCTGAAAGGAGGCTCCGAGGCTTTTTTCTCTAATCAAGTTCTAACAAGGATCTTGCGTCAAGGGCTTAAGGAATCCGGATTTCCAGAAGGTTGTATTCAATTTGTAGCCTCCCGGGATCGGGAAGAAGTGGATCGCATGATTCAAATGAAAGAGTATCTGGATGTGATCATTCCCCGGGGAGGAGCGGGGTTGATTCAGCATGTGGTGCAGCATGCCACTGTACCTGTAATTGAAACCGGCGTGGGCAACTGTCATACCTATATTGATCAGGATGCGGATCCGGAAATGGCAGTCAGGATTGCTGTCAATGCCAAGACTCATCGGCCGGGGGTGTGTAATGCCATGGAAACGCTTTTGGTTCATGGTGAAATTGCCCCGCTCATTCTCCCTGCCCTTCAGGAAAAGCTGGAGGATCTGGGTGTGGAATTAAGGGGCTGCGCCAGAACATGTACCCTTCTCCCCGGGCTTACCCCGGCACAGGAAGCGGATTGGAGTACGGAATATCTGGATCTGATTCTGGCAGTGAAAGTGGTGGAGAACTTGGATGAGGCTTTGGCTCATATCCACACATATGGGACGAAGCATTCTGAAGCCATTGTTACCAATCATTATGGCCGTGCTCAAAAATTTCTGGAAGAAGTGGATGCAGCGGCAGTCTATGTCAACGCTTCCACTCGTTTTACCGATGGTGCCCAATTTGGTTTTGGCGCGGAAATCGGCATCAGCACTCAAAAGCTTCACGCTCGGGGACCTATGGGATTAGAAGCTTTGACCACCATCAAGTACATTATTTATGGGAGCGGGCAAATAAGATCTTAA
- the proB gene encoding glutamate 5-kinase: protein MEISFSRRCLSTAKRIVVKVGSTTLTCSTGKMDLDLIDKLARKLTNAEHQGKEVILVTSGAVGVGRDKLGMCKKPKSIPEKQAAAAVGQGLLLHMYEKMFSEYGQTIAQILLTKGDIARRRSYINARNTLHTLLTMGIIPIINENDTVAWEEIRFGDNDTLAAMVAGLVDADLLIILSDIDGLYTGNPKTCPDAQLIPLIREITPEIEALAGGAGSQLGSGGMQTKIQAARIAGNSGIPTVITQGKDLTLFDDILEGREVGTLFLPKEYKLHHRKRWIAYGAEIRGVLLVDQGAREAICTGGKSLLPIGVVGVEGHFEPGDIVSIQTADHQELARGIVDYDGENVRKIMGHQSQDIEGILGFKDYDYIVHRNNMVLKG, encoded by the coding sequence ATGGAGATATCATTTTCCAGACGCTGCTTAAGCACAGCAAAAAGAATCGTGGTCAAGGTGGGATCGACAACATTGACCTGCAGCACAGGGAAAATGGATTTGGACTTAATTGATAAATTGGCACGCAAATTAACTAATGCCGAGCATCAGGGCAAGGAAGTCATTTTAGTCACCTCCGGTGCCGTAGGGGTTGGCCGTGATAAGCTGGGGATGTGCAAAAAACCCAAAAGCATTCCGGAAAAACAGGCAGCTGCTGCTGTTGGCCAAGGCCTTTTGCTTCATATGTATGAGAAAATGTTCAGTGAATACGGACAAACGATTGCTCAGATTTTGCTGACCAAGGGGGATATTGCCCGGCGCAGGAGTTATATCAATGCCAGGAATACCTTGCATACCCTTTTGACCATGGGGATCATCCCCATCATTAATGAAAATGATACGGTAGCCTGGGAGGAAATCCGTTTTGGGGATAACGATACTCTGGCGGCCATGGTGGCCGGTCTGGTAGATGCGGATTTGCTGATTATCCTTTCTGATATTGACGGTCTATATACCGGGAACCCAAAAACCTGTCCTGATGCTCAACTGATTCCTTTGATTCGGGAGATTACACCGGAGATCGAAGCTCTGGCCGGGGGGGCAGGGAGCCAATTGGGAAGCGGCGGGATGCAGACAAAAATTCAGGCAGCCAGAATTGCCGGTAATTCCGGTATTCCCACGGTGATCACCCAGGGAAAGGATCTGACCCTATTTGATGATATCCTGGAAGGACGGGAGGTGGGCACTCTTTTTCTCCCCAAAGAATACAAGCTGCACCATCGAAAAAGATGGATTGCCTACGGAGCTGAAATTCGTGGTGTTTTATTAGTGGACCAAGGAGCCCGGGAAGCTATCTGCACAGGAGGGAAAAGCCTTTTACCCATTGGAGTGGTCGGCGTGGAAGGGCATTTTGAACCGGGAGATATCGTTAGCATTCAGACAGCTGATCATCAGGAATTAGCCAGGGGTATTGTAGATTATGATGGGGAAAACGTGCGAAAAATTATGGGACATCAATCACAGGATATTGAAGGAATCTTAGGCTTTAAAGATTATGATTATATCGTCCACCGGAATAATATGGTACTGAAAGGTTAA
- a CDS encoding Ig-like domain-containing protein: MILQRKYSKVWALVLCCACLFLLTAVGSLAAGSNTITKVIINGTSYDRNQINGETIDQDFVQNLEYTLRANIDVAGYDSYRISLAIQDPGTGNLSTERDISGSSITFSPYTFSAANRDYNIELVLYGMKGNNKTLLDTVSFTLAIGAMDTAAPRISSQSPAGGAKNVSVNDVVEVTFNEKIDPNTVTSSNIYISGKSASISLSNDQRTITLTPGSRFSYNTSYNVNIRENGLKDLAGNGISAATWSFTTGSDPSSNPTIEERLPASGAKDVPVTTDIVITLSKPLDVNTVTGGAVTLKKGSSTIPATIVPRSSNSAGQGTITIDPISSLELGTQYTVAVSGNTIKDTSGKTLGASSWSFTTTAGSAPTVQSQYPASGGKNIPLNATVTFKFSKAMNSGTINGNNIYLTRAGSSSKISADLNYNSSTRTVSLDPRSDLARSTSYTVYVTSGAKDSSGNGVSATNWSFTTGSANSVTISSKNPAPNAKNVPVESTVSFKFSRAMNTSSIDSDSIYLRRSGSNTAVKADVSYNSSTRVVTLTPRNELDYDETYTVYVTSDVRDSDRDYIAAEQWSFDTISEDDLHIRDRDPEPGEDDFPVDKEITIKFSQKLRSSSITGSTVYLRKAGSSTNINATLSYSNSSRTVTLTPKSNLASDTDYRIYLTNGIRDEDGNRLSATNWIFTTEKETLAAGSFVPSSGAQNVAVGQSIRATFSQAMRANTIDSSSVYLRETRSGQSVPADVSYNSTNRTVTLNPKNNLKFDTQYTVYITDKAKGSNGISVKAVNWSFTTVRLQGTSARPLVLVNGNNVEFTDAYPYLKNGRVMIPFRALFESLNATVDYQQTEKKVTAKLGNNTVVLYVGRSTAYRNGKAITLDVPPVSIDGRVMIPLRFAGESLGADVRWDNNVKTVFINTK; encoded by the coding sequence ATGATTTTACAAAGGAAGTACAGCAAGGTATGGGCTTTGGTTTTATGCTGCGCCTGTCTATTCTTGCTCACCGCCGTGGGGAGTCTGGCAGCAGGATCCAACACGATTACCAAGGTGATCATTAACGGTACCTCCTATGACAGAAATCAAATCAATGGGGAGACCATTGACCAGGATTTTGTCCAGAACTTGGAGTACACTTTAAGGGCGAATATTGATGTAGCAGGTTATGACAGTTATCGTATCAGCCTGGCTATTCAGGATCCCGGGACAGGGAATCTCTCTACGGAGCGGGATATTTCCGGGAGTTCCATCACTTTCTCTCCCTACACTTTTTCTGCCGCAAACAGAGACTATAATATTGAACTAGTATTATATGGGATGAAAGGGAATAACAAAACCTTATTAGATACGGTTTCTTTCACACTGGCCATTGGAGCTATGGATACCGCAGCACCAAGAATCAGCAGTCAGTCTCCCGCCGGCGGTGCCAAGAATGTATCAGTCAACGATGTGGTTGAGGTCACCTTTAATGAAAAAATCGACCCGAACACGGTGACATCTTCGAATATTTACATTTCTGGGAAATCTGCCAGCATTAGTCTGAGCAATGATCAACGGACGATTACCTTGACTCCGGGCAGCAGATTTTCCTATAACACTTCTTATAATGTGAACATAAGAGAAAATGGACTGAAGGATTTAGCGGGAAATGGAATTTCCGCGGCCACCTGGTCCTTTACCACCGGTTCTGACCCCTCAAGCAACCCTACTATCGAAGAACGGTTACCTGCCTCCGGGGCGAAGGATGTACCGGTGACGACGGATATTGTGATTACCTTAAGTAAACCTTTGGATGTAAACACAGTGACCGGCGGTGCCGTCACGCTAAAAAAAGGTAGCAGTACGATACCGGCAACCATTGTTCCCCGCAGTTCCAACAGCGCAGGTCAGGGGACGATTACCATTGATCCCATTTCATCTCTGGAACTTGGCACTCAATATACGGTAGCGGTATCAGGCAATACGATCAAAGATACGTCTGGGAAGACGCTGGGTGCAAGCTCCTGGAGCTTTACCACCACCGCCGGGTCGGCACCGACTGTTCAGAGTCAGTATCCCGCCTCCGGTGGGAAAAATATTCCGTTAAATGCCACCGTTACCTTTAAGTTTTCCAAAGCCATGAATTCCGGTACGATTAACGGGAACAATATTTATCTTACCCGTGCAGGCTCCAGTTCGAAAATATCCGCTGATCTGAACTACAATAGTTCGACTCGTACTGTTTCCCTTGATCCCAGATCAGATTTAGCAAGATCCACCTCTTATACTGTTTATGTCACTAGCGGTGCTAAGGATTCGTCAGGAAATGGTGTTTCCGCCACCAACTGGAGCTTTACTACGGGAAGTGCCAATTCCGTGACGATTTCCAGTAAAAATCCGGCGCCTAATGCCAAGAATGTACCGGTGGAAAGCACTGTGAGCTTTAAGTTTTCCCGTGCGATGAATACTTCTTCCATTGATAGTGACAGCATCTATCTGAGACGGTCCGGAAGCAATACTGCTGTCAAGGCGGATGTGAGTTATAACAGCTCTACTCGGGTCGTAACATTGACTCCGCGCAATGAATTGGATTACGATGAAACTTATACCGTTTATGTTACCAGTGATGTACGGGACTCTGATCGTGATTATATTGCGGCAGAGCAATGGTCCTTTGATACGATAAGTGAGGATGACCTGCATATCAGAGATCGGGATCCGGAACCGGGAGAGGATGATTTTCCGGTAGACAAGGAAATCACGATTAAATTCTCACAAAAACTAAGGTCCTCTTCCATCACAGGAAGTACGGTTTATCTCCGCAAAGCTGGAAGCTCCACTAATATCAATGCCACCTTGTCTTATTCAAATTCCAGTCGGACGGTGACATTAACGCCGAAATCCAATCTGGCAAGCGATACGGATTATCGCATCTATTTAACCAACGGGATTCGGGATGAGGACGGCAATAGATTGTCTGCCACCAACTGGATCTTTACCACAGAGAAGGAAACATTGGCAGCCGGCAGCTTTGTACCTTCTTCCGGTGCCCAAAATGTGGCGGTGGGGCAGAGTATCAGAGCCACTTTCTCCCAGGCCATGAGGGCCAATACCATTGACAGTTCTTCTGTTTATCTGAGAGAAACGAGAAGCGGTCAGTCGGTCCCGGCGGATGTGAGTTATAATTCTACCAACCGTACGGTTACCCTGAACCCTAAGAACAATCTGAAATTTGACACTCAATATACTGTTTACATTACTGACAAGGCCAAAGGTTCTAATGGAATCAGTGTCAAGGCAGTAAATTGGTCCTTTACCACGGTGAGACTGCAAGGAACCTCTGCTCGTCCCCTGGTCCTGGTGAACGGTAATAATGTAGAATTTACCGATGCCTATCCTTATTTGAAAAACGGCCGGGTGATGATTCCTTTCCGTGCCCTGTTCGAATCCTTAAATGCCACTGTGGATTATCAGCAAACGGAGAAAAAGGTTACGGCGAAATTAGGCAATAACACGGTGGTTCTTTATGTAGGAAGAAGCACGGCCTATCGTAACGGCAAGGCGATTACTCTGGATGTACCTCCTGTTTCCATTGACGGCAGGGTGATGATTCCCCTCCGCTTTGCCGGAGAATCTTTAGGTGCTGATGTGCGCTGGGATAACAATGTCAAGACTGTGTTTATCAACACGAAATAA
- a CDS encoding ECF transporter S component — MNTSNTSKLKLLVYSGLMAALVVVGTMAIRIPTPTKGYIHVGDSVVYLCGILLGPLYGAVAAGLGSLLADILAGYVIYAPASLIIKAMDAMIVGLIYLSLTKHKPSQSKKMIVFSLAVFSGSLVMVLGYLAFESILYGFPVAVLGVIPNITQGVTGGLLLAPILFLLEKQNLLDKLVK; from the coding sequence ATGAATACTTCAAATACTTCAAAGCTCAAGCTGCTCGTTTATTCCGGATTAATGGCTGCCCTTGTGGTGGTAGGCACCATGGCGATACGCATCCCCACCCCTACCAAAGGGTACATTCACGTGGGAGACAGTGTCGTCTATCTCTGCGGCATTCTTCTAGGCCCCCTCTATGGTGCTGTCGCTGCCGGATTAGGATCCCTGCTGGCAGACATTTTGGCGGGTTACGTGATTTACGCCCCGGCTTCCCTGATCATTAAGGCAATGGATGCCATGATCGTAGGTCTGATTTATCTATCCTTGACCAAACATAAGCCTAGTCAGAGCAAGAAAATGATTGTATTTTCCTTGGCGGTGTTTTCAGGCAGTTTAGTGATGGTCTTGGGCTATCTGGCCTTTGAGAGCATTCTGTACGGATTTCCTGTGGCAGTATTAGGAGTCATTCCAAATATCACCCAAGGAGTGACAGGGGGTCTGCTTTTGGCACCAATCTTATTTCTTTTGGAAAAACAGAACCTATTGGATAAATTAGTCAAATGA
- a CDS encoding TrpB-like pyridoxal phosphate-dependent enzyme — MANIPYKIYLSEEEMPKAWYNLKAVMKELPPPFINPATSKPCTAEELNHVFCTELVDQELNTRDQFIDIPEEVHNFYKMYRPSPLVRAYCLEKKLDTPAEIYYKFEGTNTSGSHKLNSAAAQVFYAKKQGLTSLTTETGAGQWGTALAMACAYYDMPLMVYMVKVSAEQKPYRKAVIETYGGKVIPSPSVTTEIGRKILAQHPDTGGSLGCAISEALETSMKKENCRYVLGSVLDHVLLHQSIIGEETKAACEKYEIQPDILIGCAGGGSNFGGLIAPFMGEKIAGKNNMEIIAVEPASCPSLTRGRYAFDFGDTGQTTPLMKMYTLGSGFIPSPNHAGGLRFHGMSPIVSKLYHDGYFSARSVEQTKVFDAATYFARCEGILPAPESAHALKVAMDEAIKCKETGEKKTILFGLTGTGYFDLSAYMSYNDGTMEDHIPSDEELEKGFATLPQVEA, encoded by the coding sequence ATGGCAAATATACCTTATAAAATTTATTTATCGGAAGAGGAGATGCCCAAAGCATGGTATAATTTGAAAGCTGTGATGAAAGAACTGCCGCCCCCTTTTATTAATCCTGCGACCTCAAAACCCTGCACAGCTGAAGAATTGAATCATGTTTTCTGCACAGAACTGGTGGATCAGGAACTGAACACAAGGGATCAATTCATTGACATTCCCGAAGAAGTGCACAATTTCTATAAAATGTATCGTCCTTCTCCTCTAGTCAGAGCTTATTGCTTAGAAAAAAAATTAGATACCCCGGCGGAAATCTATTATAAATTTGAGGGCACCAATACCTCCGGTTCCCACAAATTGAACTCCGCTGCCGCTCAAGTTTTTTACGCAAAGAAGCAAGGGCTGACCTCGTTGACCACAGAGACAGGTGCCGGCCAATGGGGAACCGCCTTGGCGATGGCTTGTGCTTATTACGATATGCCTTTAATGGTCTATATGGTGAAGGTTTCCGCAGAACAGAAACCCTACCGTAAAGCCGTCATCGAAACCTATGGCGGCAAGGTCATCCCCTCCCCCTCTGTTACCACGGAGATTGGCAGAAAAATCCTGGCTCAGCATCCTGACACAGGCGGTTCCTTGGGCTGTGCCATTTCTGAAGCCCTGGAAACCTCCATGAAGAAAGAAAACTGCCGTTATGTCCTGGGCAGCGTGCTGGATCATGTCCTGCTCCATCAGTCCATTATCGGGGAAGAAACGAAAGCAGCCTGTGAAAAATATGAGATTCAACCTGATATCCTGATCGGCTGCGCCGGCGGCGGATCCAATTTCGGCGGTTTGATTGCCCCCTTTATGGGAGAAAAAATTGCCGGCAAAAATAATATGGAGATCATTGCCGTAGAACCGGCCTCCTGCCCTTCTCTGACCCGGGGCAGATATGCCTTTGATTTTGGCGATACGGGACAAACGACACCTTTGATGAAAATGTACACCTTAGGTTCCGGCTTTATCCCTTCTCCCAACCATGCGGGAGGATTGCGTTTCCATGGGATGAGCCCCATCGTTTCCAAGCTATACCATGACGGCTATTTCAGCGCCCGTTCTGTAGAGCAGACCAAGGTCTTTGATGCGGCGACCTATTTTGCCCGCTGCGAAGGCATCCTCCCGGCACCAGAATCCGCCCACGCCTTAAAAGTGGCCATGGACGAAGCTATTAAATGCAAAGAAACCGGTGAGAAGAAAACCATTCTTTTCGGACTAACCGGTACCGGGTACTTTGATTTATCTGCCTATATGAGCTATAACGACGGCACCATGGAAGATCACATACCCAGTGATGAAGAACTGGAAAAGGGCTTTGCCACCCTGCCCCAGGTGGAAGCATAA
- a CDS encoding EFR1 family ferrodoxin (N-terminal region resembles flavodoxins. C-terminal ferrodoxin region binds two 4Fe-4S clusters.) → MDNKLNLLIFSPTDTTAKTVRAIAHGINENFSEYNITLPDNRNSEIIFNENDVVIIGVPVYAGRVPALLSDYFTKIKGNHTLAIFVVVYGNRDYDDALLELKNIFEERGFMGIAAGAFIGEHSYTNKVGTGRPDQADLELARNFGIKIREKLTQLKDHPGTETAALAVKGNYPYKERTSMPPTKPETSDQCISCGICAENCPTGAIDMKDYSEVDAAKCIRCCSCVKKCPVDAKAYNHELVQKITQNLIEKFSMVRHEPELFI, encoded by the coding sequence ATGGATAATAAATTGAATTTGCTTATATTTAGCCCTACCGACACGACAGCTAAGACTGTCCGGGCAATCGCCCATGGAATCAACGAAAATTTCAGCGAATATAATATCACCTTGCCTGATAATCGTAATTCGGAGATCATTTTTAATGAAAACGATGTGGTCATCATTGGAGTGCCTGTCTACGCAGGAAGAGTCCCGGCATTATTGTCCGATTACTTTACAAAAATAAAAGGGAACCATACCCTCGCTATATTCGTCGTGGTGTATGGGAACAGGGATTATGATGATGCTTTGTTAGAACTGAAAAACATCTTTGAGGAACGTGGTTTTATGGGGATCGCAGCCGGTGCTTTCATCGGGGAACATTCTTATACCAACAAAGTTGGAACCGGGAGACCGGATCAGGCTGATTTGGAACTGGCTCGGAATTTCGGCATTAAGATTAGAGAAAAATTAACACAACTCAAGGATCATCCTGGGACTGAAACGGCTGCACTAGCTGTTAAAGGAAATTATCCCTATAAAGAAAGAACTTCGATGCCGCCTACTAAGCCGGAGACAAGTGATCAGTGCATCTCTTGCGGCATTTGTGCGGAAAATTGCCCAACGGGAGCGATTGACATGAAGGATTACAGCGAAGTAGATGCTGCAAAATGCATCAGATGCTGCAGCTGTGTGAAAAAATGCCCGGTTGATGCGAAAGCGTACAATCACGAGCTTGTCCAAAAAATTACCCAAAACCTGATTGAAAAATTCAGCATGGTAAGACATGAACCTGAGCTTTTTATTTAA